A portion of the Eretmochelys imbricata isolate rEreImb1 chromosome 27, rEreImb1.hap1, whole genome shotgun sequence genome contains these proteins:
- the ARL5C gene encoding putative ADP-ribosylation factor-like protein 5C yields the protein MGQLFAKLMSIFGSQEHKVIIVGLDNAGKTTILYQFLMNEVVHTSPTIGSNVEEIILRKTHFLMWDIGGQETLRSTWNTYYSNTEFVILVIDSTDRERLTVTKEELYKMLAHEDLQNAAVLIFANKQDVKNSMTTSEISKFLTLSSIKDHPWHIQGCCALTGEGLPAGLEWMKSRVAAN from the exons ATGGGGCAGCTGTTCGCCAAGCTCATGAGCATCTTCGGCAGCCAGG AGCACAAGGTGATCATTGTTGGCCTGGACAATGCAGGGAAGACCACCATCCTCTACCAGTT CCTCATGAACGAGGTGGTGCACACGTCACCCACCATCGGCAGCAACGTGGAGGAGATCATCCTGAGGAAGACCCACTTCCTGATGTGGGACATCGGGGGGCAGGAGACACTGCGGTCCACGTGGAACACCTACTACTCCAACACAGAG TTTGTCATCCTGGTGATCGACAGCACCGACCGCGAGCGACTGACGGTGACGAAAGAGGAGCTGTACAAGATGCTGGCCCACGAG GACCTGCAGAATGCGGCAGTCTTGATATTTGCCAACAAGCAGGATGTAAAGAACTCCATGACTACCTCTGAGATCTCCAAGTTCCTAACCCTCAGCTCCATCAAGGACCACCCATGGCACATCCAGGGCTGCTGCGCCCTCACGGGAGAGGG CCTGCCAGCTGGCTTGGAGTGGATGAAGTCTCGAGTAGCTGCCAACTGA